GTTCGCCTGGGAGAGGGAACGCGGGTGACTCCCGAAGCTCTCCGGGCGGCCTTCGACTGGTTGAAGGAGAAGACGCGAGCGGCTTCGGCACAACTGGAGATCACACCCGTGCCGCTGCGCATTCGCTGCACGCTCTGCGAGACCGTCTACCGGAGTCGGGAGATCCTCGGCGAGTGTCCGCGCTGCGGCGCTCTCGGCGGCGAGTGGCAAAGCGGCGCCGAATGTGATCTGACCGATCTGGAGATCGAGCACGCCGAAGCGTTCGCCTCTCCGTGAGGCGC
The Blastocatellia bacterium DNA segment above includes these coding regions:
- a CDS encoding hydrogenase maturation nickel metallochaperone HypA codes for the protein MHELIYASLLLEEIEKALAGRPDAMVRRVRVRLGEGTRVTPEALRAAFDWLKEKTRAASAQLEITPVPLRIRCTLCETVYRSREILGECPRCGALGGEWQSGAECDLTDLEIEHAEAFASP